Below is a window of Vibrio sp. SS-MA-C1-2 DNA.
TTAATAAACGTTGATCCTTTAATAACAAATTAAGACGAGGGCCGCGTGATAGCTGTTGAGAGCATGAACTGACTTTACTGATGATAGATTTTAATACATCTTGATTAACGCTAGGGACGCCAAGCCAGAGTTCGAGCTTTCCTTTTTGACGTTCAAGATCTTTTAATATTTCAGTTTTTAACTGCCCTTGTTCAAGTAATTCTAATAACTCAATCACACCTTTAAATAGTGACTGAGCCATCCAGGGAGAGGTGAGCTCTTGGCTTTGCTCAATTTGTTGCAGTAAGAATTCTATTCGTAGATAAGTTCTCACTTGCTCTGTTAGAGGATGTTCAAATCGGGTTGTTTGCATTGATACCTACACCATAAACATAATTATATTTCAGCGACTAATGCGAGATACTTTTTATGTAAGTCCGCAATTTTTTGTGTTAATTGTAACGGTTCGTTTTCGTTATCGATAATATCATCAGCTTGACTTAAGCGATCTTGGCGACTGATTTGTGCGTTTATAATCGTTTGTGCTTGTTCAACTGATACTTGGTCTCGTTGCGTTGTACGTGATATCTGAGTCGCTTCAGAGACATCGATAACCAAAATCCGATCAACTAAATATTGAAGATTATTTTCAAGTAATAGAGGAACAACTAATAACCCATAAGATGATGAAATTTCGCCAATTCTTTTAATGATCTCTTTATTAATCATAGGATGAAGCAGTTGATTTAACCACTTTTTCTCTTCGGGATAAGAAAATATGATTTCACGCAATTTGGCGCGATTTAAACTGCCATCACTTAATAGAATCCCCAAACCAAAGTGGGAGGTGATCTCCGCTAATCCAAAGCTTCCAATCGCGACCACTTCTCTTGCTACGATATCAGCATCGACATGTTCAATTCCAAGTTCAAAAAATTTATCCGTGACGGTTGATTTGCCACTGCCAATTCCACCTGTTACACCAATAATTAGCTTATGCGTATTTTTCATTTATAACCCCCAAAATGATAATAGATACCAATGAGTTATTTGATCGCCTGCCACTAAGCAAATCCAACCGGAAAATGCGAGATAAGGACCAAACGGAAATTGAGTACCTTGACGAGAGCGGAGAATCTTTAATTCAATAAGACCAAAAATCACCCCCGAAATCGAGGCAACTAGCAAAATAAAAGGGAGTTGCTGCCAACCAAGCCATGCACCAAGTGCGGCTAATAATTTAAAGTCACCATATCCCATCCCTTCTTTACCGGTTAATAACTTGAACAACCAATAGAGAGACCATAAAAATCCATAGCCAAAAATAGCACCGAAGATAGCATCATTGAGAGAGACTGGGCTGATATTAAGTAGAGAGAGTGTTATTCCTCCCCACATTAAAGGGAGAGTCAAATTATCGGGTAGCAATAAGGTATCAAGATCAATAAAACTTAAAACAATTAAAGTAAATGAAAAAAATAACAGAGAGGCACTCCAAATCGATGGAGGAAACGCTAAAAAAGTGACAATTCCAATAACAGTCGTTAGTAACTCAATAAAAGGATAACGAATTGAGATCTTTTTCTGGCAATGACGACACTGCCCCTTTAATAATAACCAACTAAAAAGAGGGATATTATCAAACCAACGTACAGGCGTTTGGCATTGTCGACAATGTGAAGCTGGTAAGCTTAAATTAAATAATTGCTTCTCTGGCGCAGGGATATTGGCCTCTGGAAAGCTAACATGACACTCACTTTGCCACTGATTTTCCATCATAATAGGTAAGCGGTAAATCACGACATTTAAGAAGCTACCCATGATGAGTGAAAATAGTGCGACGAAGCATATCGTCAACCAGGGATGTAGTATCAACAGTTCCATTAAGTACTCTCTTCAATCAGACTATCTTGATTATGACTTTTTTCTGTTTAAATAGTAATGGCGAAAAGAGTAACTGACAATAAATTAACCAATAGTCGTTATTTATTAACCAATAACCACCATTAATTCAAAAATAGGAAGATAGAGAGCAATCACTAAGGTGCCAATAATTAAGCCTAATAAGCTCATTACGATCGGTTCTATCATCATGGTTAATGCATCTGTTTTTAGTTGAAGTTGCTCGAGATAATAAGTTGCTACGTTGTTGAGCATTGCGGGTAACTCCCCTGACTCTTCACCAATGATCACCATTTGTAAAAAGAGTGCAGGGATAAGATTATTTTGTAAACTATTAGCGAGGGTATAACCACTCCGCAATAAATGAGGTAGCGCCTGCAATTGTTTTGTAAGATAGAGACTACCACTGGCTTTTAGTGCTTGATCGCAGCTATCAGGGATGGGGACGTGAGCTTTAGCAATAGTGCCAATGTTTGACTAAAGCGGGCCAAAACTGCGAAATGGATGACTTGACCAATAATAGGAATTTTAAATAAAACTTTCTGCAATAGATATTTTAAAATCAGAATACGAGAAAAAAGAAGGTAAAAGAGTCCGATGGTAAAAAAAATCGTAATCAATAATATTACGCCATAAGTTTGAATGGTTGTTGATAGTGTAATGATCATCATAGTTAATGACGGTAATTGAGCATCAAATGAGGCAAAGATCTGTTCGAATTGAGGAACTACAACAATTAAAAGAACAACCGTAATGACGAATGAAATTAATGTAATAAAGATAGGATAAGAGATCGCTTTTTTAATCTGTTGTTGCAGTGCTTCATTACGTTTTTGATTATTGAGTAGCTGCTTTAATGTAATATCTAGCTGTCCTGTTTTTTCACCAATCTCTATAAATTGAATATAAAGAGAATCAAAAATATAGGGATAATATTGTAGGCTCTTAGATAGTGAATCGCCTGCTTTTAGGTGACTAATTAACTGAGTTAGTAGTTGAACAAGTTGTGGTGTTGGTGCTGAGCTTTTTAATAACTTTAAGCTATCTAACAAAGGAATATTATTTGAAACCATTGAGGAGAGTTGGCTCGTGAGTTGAGTTAGCTGTACGCCGTTTATTTTTAATTTTTTGCCTGTTTGTAATTTTTCTTTTGTAATATTTTGTATTCTTCTGCTTCCAGATTTCATTTTATTCTTATTAATATCTTTTTCTTGATTATCTTTTTTTTCAATGCAATGGGTGAGAATGATCCCCTGTTGATAAAGGTTTTCTTGTAAAATTACTTTTGATGGGGCATTGAAATAGCCACTTTTTTGTTCTCCTTGCTGGGTAATACCTACCCAATGATAGCGATGACTTTTCTGAATCATTATAAATCCTTGCATGATTACTGATAACGGATCTTTTTCTCGCCGTCATATCACTGACCCAAGACGCGACAGATTTCCTGTTGATCAGTGATTCCTTTAAAAACTAACTCTTGGGCTTGCTGTCGTAATGGAATAAAACCAGATGATTCCTCAATCATTTCTGATGATTCCAATATAGTTCTTGGTCGTGACGGCTTATTTAGTGAGGGTGGTTTAATATGTGTATCCGATAAATTTTCTATCAATTGGGGAGTGACAGGAAGAAGTTCAAATATGCCATGACGTCCTTTGTATCCTTTTTGGCAATAAGGGCAACCCGGTAAGTTAGCGCGATAAATGTTGTTTTTCA
It encodes the following:
- the coaE gene encoding dephospho-CoA kinase (Dephospho-CoA kinase (CoaE) performs the final step in coenzyme A biosynthesis.), encoding MKNTHKLIIGVTGGIGSGKSTVTDKFFELGIEHVDADIVAREVVAIGSFGLAEITSHFGLGILLSDGSLNRAKLREIIFSYPEEKKWLNQLLHPMINKEIIKRIGEISSSYGLLVVPLLLENNLQYLVDRILVIDVSEATQISRTTQRDQVSVEQAQTIINAQISRQDRLSQADDIIDNENEPLQLTQKIADLHKKYLALVAEI
- a CDS encoding type II secretion system F family protein, with the translated sequence MGTIAKAHVPIPDSCDQALKASGSLYLTKQLQALPHLLRSGYTLANSLQNNLIPALFLQMVIIGEESGELPAMLNNVATYYLEQLQLKTDALTMMIEPIVMSLLGLIIGTLVIALYLPIFELMVVIG
- a CDS encoding type II secretion system F family protein; this encodes MIQKSHRYHWVGITQQGEQKSGYFNAPSKVILQENLYQQGIILTHCIEKKDNQEKDINKNKMKSGSRRIQNITKEKLQTGKKLKINGVQLTQLTSQLSSMVSNNIPLLDSLKLLKSSAPTPQLVQLLTQLISHLKAGDSLSKSLQYYPYIFDSLYIQFIEIGEKTGQLDITLKQLLNNQKRNEALQQQIKKAISYPIFITLISFVITVVLLIVVVPQFEQIFASFDAQLPSLTMMIITLSTTIQTYGVILLITIFFTIGLFYLLFSRILILKYLLQKVLFKIPIIGQVIHFAVLARFSQTLALLLKLTSPSLIAAIKH
- a CDS encoding A24 family peptidase is translated as MELLILHPWLTICFVALFSLIMGSFLNVVIYRLPIMMENQWQSECHVSFPEANIPAPEKQLFNLSLPASHCRQCQTPVRWFDNIPLFSWLLLKGQCRHCQKKISIRYPFIELLTTVIGIVTFLAFPPSIWSASLLFFSFTLIVLSFIDLDTLLLPDNLTLPLMWGGITLSLLNISPVSLNDAIFGAIFGYGFLWSLYWLFKLLTGKEGMGYGDFKLLAALGAWLGWQQLPFILLVASISGVIFGLIELKILRSRQGTQFPFGPYLAFSGWICLVAGDQITHWYLLSFWGL